The Setaria italica strain Yugu1 chromosome IX, Setaria_italica_v2.0, whole genome shotgun sequence genome has a window encoding:
- the LOC101772403 gene encoding probable glutathione S-transferase GSTU1 — translation MAGEKKGLQLLDFWVSPFGQRCRIALAEKGLPYEYLEQDLSNKSELLLRSNPIHKKIPVLLHDGRPVCESLIIVQYIDEAFPGQGAPLLPADPYARAQARFWADYVDKKVYDCGSRLWKLKGEAQQQARKEMVEILKTLEGALGDGKFFGGEAFGFLDVAFVPFTAWFLTYERYGEFSVEEECPRLAAWAKRCAERESVAKNLYPPEKVYEFVGGMKKRLGIE, via the coding sequence atgGCGGGCGAGAAGAAGGGCCTGCAGCTGCTGGACTTCTGGGTGAGCCCGTTCGGGCAGCGGTGCCGCATCGCGCTGGCCGAGAAGGGCCTCCCCTACGAGTACCTGGAACAGGACCTGAGCAACAAGagcgagctcctcctccgctccaaccccatccacaagAAGATCCCCGTGCTCCTCCACGACGGCCGCCCCGTCTGCGAGTCCCTCATCATCGTCCAGTACATCGACGAGGCGTTCCCGGGGCAGGGCGCGCCGCTGCTCCCCGCCGACCCCTACGCGCGCGCGCAGGCCAGGTTCTGGGCCGACTACGTGGACAAGAAGGTCTACGACTGCGGGTCCCGGCTGTGGAAGCTCAAGGGCGAGGCCCAGCAGCAGGCGAGGAAGGAGATGGTCGAGATCCTCAAGACGCTGGAGGGCGCGCTCGGCGACGGCAAGTTCTTCGGCGGCGAGGCGTTCGGCTTCCTCGACGTCGCGTTCGTGCCCTTCACGGCGTGGTTCCTCACCTACGAGAGGTACGGGGAGTTCAGCGTGGAGGAGGAGTGCCCCAGGCTGGCGGCGTGGGCCAAGCGCTGCGCGGAGAGGGAGAGCGTCGCCAAGAACCTCTACCCGCCGGAGAAGGTCTACGAGTTCGTCGGCGGCATGAAGAAGAGGCTCGGCATCGAGTAG
- the LOC101773478 gene encoding peroxisomal (S)-2-hydroxy-acid oxidase GLO1 gives MGEITNVMEYQAIAKQKLPKMAYDYYASGAEDEWTLNENREAFSRILFRPRILIDVSKIDMTTSVLGFKISMPIMIAPTAMQKMAHPDGEYATARAASAAGTIMTLSSWATSSVEEVASTGPGIRFFQLYVYKDRKVVEQLVRRAEKAGFKAIALTVDTPRLGRREADIKNRFVLPPHLTLKNFEGLDLGKMDQANDSGLASYVAGQVDRTLSWKDVKWLQSITSLPILVKGVITAEDARLAVHSGAAGIIVSNHGARQLDYVPATISALEEVVTAAQGRIPVYLDGGVRRGTDVFKALALGAAGIFVGRPVVFALAAEGEAGVRNVLRMLREEFELTMALSGCTTLADINRSHILTEGDKLRPTPRL, from the exons ATGGGGGAGATCACCAACGTCATGGAGTACCAGGCCATCGCGAAGCAGAAGCTTCCCAAGATGGCCTACGACTACTACGCCTCCGGCGCCGAGGACGAGTGGACGCTCAATGAGAACCGGGAGGCCTTCTCCAGGATCCT GTTCCGCCCTCGCATACTGATCGATGTCTCCAAGATTGACATGACCACAAGTGTTCTGGGCTTCAAGATCTCAATGCCCATTATGATTGCTCCTACCGCCATGCAGAAAATGGCTCACCCAGATG GGGAGTATGCAACTGCACGGGCTGCATCAGCAGCAGGGACTATCATG ACACTGTCATCATGGGCTACTTCAAGTGTTGAGGAGGTTGCCTCCACCGGACCTGGAATCCGTTTCTTCCAGTTATAT GTGTACAAGGACAGGAAGGTGGTGGAGCAGCTTGTGAGAAGGGCCGAGAAGGCCGGGTTCAAGGCGATCGCGCTCACCGTGGACACCCCacgcctcggccgccgcgaaGCCGACATCAAGAACAG GTTCGTTCTGCCGCCACACCTGACGCTGAAGAACTTTGAGGGCCTGGACCTTGGCAAGATGGACCAG GCCAACGATTCTGGGCTGGCGTCGTACGTTGCTGGGCAGGTTGACCGCACCCTCAGCTGGAAG GATGTCAAGTGGCTGCAGAGCATCACCTCGCTGCCGATCCTGGTGAAGGGAGTCATCACTGCCGAGGACG CGAGGCTGGCCGTCCACTCCGGCGCGGCGGGCATCATCGTGTCGAACCACGGCGCGCGCCAGCTGGACTACGTGCCCGCCACCATCAGCGCCCTCGAGGAG GTCGTGACGGCGGCGCAGGGGCGCATCCCGGTGTacctcgacggcggcgtccgGCGCGGCACCGACGTGTTCAAGGCGCTcgccctcggcgccgccggcatCTTC GTCGGGAGGCCGGTGGTGTTCGcgctggcggcggagggcgaggcggGCGTCCGGAACGTGCTGCGGATGCTGCGGGAGGAGTTTGAGCTGACCATGGCGCTCAGCGGCTGCACCACGCTGGCCGACATCAACCGCAGCCACATCCTCACCGAGGGCGACAAACTCCGCCCCACGCCCAGGTTGTGa
- the LOC101772809 gene encoding peroxisomal membrane protein 13 — protein MAAGSNLPPKPWERAGASSGPAPFKPPSGGTTNEVVEASGTAKHGEIVSATGNNVTSNVTSNISRPVPPRPWQQQGYGNSYGGYGSNMYSSYGGFNGTYGNNMYSGYGGGYGTTYGGYGGPMYNGGTGGPYGGYGMGMGPYNQGPNSFGPPAPPPGFWVSFLRVMHGVVNFCGRVSFLVSQNTQAFHMFITALLQLCDRAGMLYGELARFVLRLLGIKTKPKKGGVKGSGAPPLEGTSQQFVEAPKATNSSWDSVWTENGKGK, from the exons ATGGCAGCAG GTAGTAATCTGCCACCAAAGCCGTGGGAACGTGCGGGAGCTTCATCTGGTCCAGCACCTTTTAAGCCCCCATCCGGAGGTACCACTAATGAAGTTGTTGAAGCTTCTGGGACAGCGAAGCATGGAGAAATTGTTTCTGCTACAGGGAACAATGTCACTTCCAATGTAACCAGCAACATCTCAAGGCCTGTTCCGCCAAGGCCATGGCAGCAGCAAGGCTATGGAAATTCTTATGGGG GTTATGGCTCTAATATGTATAGCTCTTATGGCGGATTTAATGGGACCTATGGAAACAACATGTATTCAGGTTATGGAGGAGGTTATGGTACTACGTATGGAGGTTATGGTGGGCCAATGTATAACGGTGGAACGGGAGGACCCTATGGTGGTTATGGCATGGGCATGGGTCCTTACAATCAGGGTCCAAATTCATTTGGCCCTCCTGCACCACCTCCTGGATTCTGGGTGTCCTTCCTACGAGTG ATGCATGGTGTTGTAAATTTCTGTGGGCGGGTTAGCTTCCTGGTTAGCCAGAACACTCAGGCATTCCACATGTTCATTACTGCACTTTTGCAG CTATGTGATCGGGCTGGAATGCTTTATGGTGAGCTTGCAAGATTTGTTTTACGTTTGCTGGGGatcaaaacaaaaccaaagaaGGGTGGTGTTAAGGGCAGTGGAGCTCCGCCATTGGAGGGAACAAGCCAGCAGTTTGTTGAGGCACCGAAAGCTACCAACAGCTCATGGGACAGCGTCTGGACTGAGAATGGCAAGGGGAAGTAA